Proteins found in one Mesorhizobium sp. CAU 1732 genomic segment:
- a CDS encoding cytochrome c-type biogenesis protein translates to MRRGRSTAIALAAFLQLGLAGQALAVQPSEVLDDPALEARARTLSSGLRCMVCQNQSIDESDAELARDLRVLVRERLLAGETDSQVMDYVVSRYGEFVLLQPRFTIRNALLWSTPIVLLLIGGGFLVARASARKPATPVALTPDEERRLSDVLKDVDRR, encoded by the coding sequence ATGAGGCGCGGGCGCAGCACGGCCATCGCCCTGGCGGCATTTCTGCAGCTTGGCCTTGCCGGGCAGGCGCTGGCGGTCCAGCCATCGGAAGTGCTGGACGATCCGGCACTGGAAGCGCGGGCGCGCACCCTCTCGTCCGGCCTGCGCTGCATGGTCTGCCAGAACCAGTCGATCGACGAATCCGATGCCGAGCTCGCGCGCGACCTGCGCGTCCTGGTCCGCGAGCGGCTTCTCGCGGGCGAGACGGACAGCCAGGTCATGGACTATGTCGTCTCGCGCTATGGCGAGTTCGTGCTGCTCCAGCCGCGCTTCACCATCCGCAACGCGCTTTTGTGGTCGACGCCGATCGTGCTGCTTCTGATCGGCGGCGGCTTCCTGGTTGCGCGTGCATCCGCGCGCAAGCCGGCGACACCGGTTGCCCTGACGCCCGACGAGGAGCGTCGGCTTTCGGATGTCCTCAAGGATGTCGATCGCAGGTAA
- the ccmI gene encoding c-type cytochrome biogenesis protein CcmI — MLFWIIAALLTLCACLAVLLPIVRQRGVRAADAAFDLEVYQDQLNEVERDMARGVIEPEEAAQARAEIGRRILKIAAAASGHQADDSTRASRAVATAAILLVPLASWGIYAWTGSPDLPNQPLQARLEQSPDDSSLAELVSRAEGHLAANPEDGRGWDVLAPIYYRMGRYDEASVAYVNAIRLLGSTGAREAGHGEAIVAASGGLVSTDAQAAFERALEVEPGNPKASFLLATGLAQEGRRDDAAVSLRTMLDGLEPDSPWRGAVSQALAALDAQPTAAGPSSADVEAAAEMSSADRAAMIETMVATLDQRLRDNPGDLEGWQRLVQSYLVLDRPDDALDALARGTDALGRDSEQAATLAAFAAARGVSIQE; from the coding sequence ATGCTGTTTTGGATCATTGCTGCACTCCTGACGCTGTGTGCGTGCCTTGCGGTGTTGCTGCCGATCGTGCGGCAGCGCGGCGTACGTGCAGCCGACGCCGCTTTCGATCTCGAAGTGTATCAGGACCAGCTCAACGAGGTTGAGCGCGACATGGCGCGCGGCGTGATCGAGCCGGAAGAGGCCGCACAGGCACGGGCCGAGATCGGCCGGCGCATCCTCAAGATCGCAGCCGCGGCCTCGGGTCATCAAGCCGATGACAGCACGCGTGCAAGTCGCGCCGTCGCGACCGCGGCCATATTGCTGGTGCCACTTGCGAGTTGGGGCATCTATGCCTGGACGGGCTCGCCGGACCTGCCGAACCAACCCCTTCAGGCGCGGCTTGAGCAAAGCCCGGACGACAGTTCGCTGGCTGAACTCGTGTCGCGGGCGGAAGGTCATCTTGCCGCCAATCCCGAGGATGGCCGTGGCTGGGACGTTCTTGCACCGATCTACTATCGCATGGGCCGCTACGATGAAGCGTCGGTCGCCTACGTGAACGCCATCAGGCTGCTGGGATCGACCGGTGCGCGCGAGGCCGGCCATGGCGAGGCGATCGTCGCCGCGTCGGGCGGTCTGGTTTCAACCGATGCGCAGGCGGCGTTCGAACGGGCGCTGGAGGTCGAGCCGGGAAACCCGAAGGCGAGCTTCCTGCTTGCGACAGGACTTGCGCAGGAGGGGCGACGGGACGATGCTGCGGTGTCCCTTCGCACCATGCTCGATGGGCTTGAACCGGATTCGCCATGGCGGGGTGCCGTCTCACAGGCGCTTGCCGCGCTTGATGCGCAGCCGACAGCAGCCGGCCCAAGCAGTGCAGACGTCGAAGCAGCGGCGGAAATGTCCAGTGCCGATCGCGCGGCCATGATCGAAACGATGGTTGCCACGCTCGATCAGCGCCTGCGCGACAATCCGGGGGATCTCGAAGGGTGGCAAAGACTGGTACAGTCCTATCTGGTTCTGGATCGGCCGGACGATGCGCTCGATGCGCTGGCGCGCGGGACCGACGCGCTCGGCAGGGACAGCGAGCAGGCAGCGACGCTCGCGGCCTTTGCGGCGGCGCGTGGCGTGAGCATACAGGAATAG
- a CDS encoding heme lyase CcmF/NrfE family subunit, giving the protein MTVETGHFALVLAFALALVQFVVPLVGTRTGDTRLMSVAGPVSLTGFALTALAFAALTAAYVQSDFSVANVWENSHSLKPMLYKITGVWGNHEGSMLLWVLILSGFGALVAIFGGNLPATLRANVLSVQGLIGAAFLLFVLVTSNPFARINPAPMEGRDLNPILQDIGLAIHPPLLYLGYVGFSVCFSFAVAALIEGRIDAAWARWVRPWTLAAWVFLTGGIAMGSYWAYYELGWGGYWFWDPVENASFLPWLSGTALLHSAIVMEKRSALKIWTLLLAILTFSLSLLGTFLVRSGVLTSVHAFATDPARGLFILIILMLFIGGALALFAFRASSLTPGGLFQPVSREGALVLNNLFLTTATATVLIGTLYPLLVEAVTGDKISVGAPFFNLTFGPLIVPLLLAVPFGPQMAWKRGDLYAVSQRLYAAFAGALLAILVAYVFVDGAGVFGALGIGLAVWLVLGALTDLALKAGIGSVAPKVAWRRFAGLPRSVYGTALAHMGLGLTTLGIVAVATLEVERIVIMRVGETLPIAGYTLRYDGIAPHQGPNFTEDQGRFTYFNDAGRELGQVISSKRLYTARQMPTTEAGIATRGLSQLYVSLGDATADGGVVVRVWWKPLVLLIWFGGVAMMAGGVLSLLDRRLRVGAPSARRKVAVMEPAE; this is encoded by the coding sequence ATGACCGTCGAGACGGGACATTTCGCGCTGGTGCTGGCCTTCGCGCTGGCGTTGGTGCAATTCGTGGTGCCGCTGGTCGGCACGCGCACCGGCGATACGCGCCTCATGTCGGTTGCCGGGCCTGTGTCGCTCACGGGATTTGCGCTGACCGCACTCGCCTTTGCGGCGCTGACCGCGGCCTATGTGCAGTCGGATTTCTCGGTGGCGAATGTGTGGGAGAATTCCCATTCGCTGAAGCCGATGCTTTACAAGATCACGGGCGTCTGGGGAAACCACGAAGGCTCGATGCTGCTGTGGGTGCTGATCCTCAGCGGGTTCGGCGCATTGGTGGCGATCTTCGGCGGCAATCTGCCGGCCACGCTGCGCGCGAACGTGCTGTCCGTGCAAGGCTTGATCGGCGCCGCGTTCCTGCTTTTTGTGCTCGTGACCTCGAACCCGTTTGCGCGGATCAACCCCGCGCCGATGGAGGGTCGCGACCTCAACCCGATCCTCCAGGACATCGGCCTCGCGATCCATCCACCGCTGCTTTATCTCGGTTATGTCGGCTTTTCCGTCTGTTTTTCCTTCGCTGTTGCAGCCCTCATCGAGGGTCGTATCGATGCCGCCTGGGCGCGCTGGGTGCGCCCATGGACGCTCGCCGCCTGGGTGTTCCTGACCGGCGGCATCGCGATGGGTTCCTACTGGGCCTATTACGAGCTGGGCTGGGGCGGGTACTGGTTCTGGGATCCCGTCGAGAACGCATCCTTCCTGCCATGGCTGTCGGGAACGGCGCTTCTGCATTCCGCGATCGTCATGGAAAAGCGCTCGGCGTTGAAAATCTGGACGCTGCTGCTGGCGATCCTGACCTTCTCGCTGTCGCTGCTCGGAACGTTCCTCGTGCGTTCGGGTGTGCTGACCTCGGTGCACGCCTTCGCCACCGACCCGGCGCGCGGGCTCTTCATTCTGATCATCCTCATGCTCTTCATCGGCGGCGCGCTGGCGCTGTTTGCGTTTCGCGCATCGTCCTTGACGCCGGGCGGGCTGTTCCAGCCGGTCTCGCGCGAGGGAGCGCTGGTCCTCAACAACCTGTTCCTGACGACCGCGACCGCGACGGTTTTGATCGGCACGCTCTACCCGCTGCTCGTCGAGGCCGTGACAGGCGACAAGATTTCGGTCGGTGCCCCGTTCTTCAACCTGACCTTCGGGCCGTTGATCGTGCCGCTGCTGCTGGCCGTGCCGTTCGGTCCCCAAATGGCCTGGAAGCGCGGCGATCTCTATGCCGTGTCGCAACGCCTCTACGCCGCGTTTGCGGGCGCGCTGCTGGCGATCCTCGTCGCCTATGTCTTTGTCGATGGAGCAGGCGTGTTTGGCGCGCTCGGGATCGGCCTTGCGGTCTGGCTGGTGCTGGGCGCTCTGACCGATCTTGCCTTGAAGGCAGGTATCGGCAGCGTTGCGCCGAAAGTCGCGTGGCGGCGCTTTGCCGGGCTGCCCCGTTCGGTCTACGGCACGGCGCTGGCTCATATGGGCCTCGGTCTCACGACGCTCGGCATCGTGGCGGTCGCGACGCTTGAGGTGGAGCGCATCGTGATCATGCGTGTCGGCGAGACGCTGCCGATCGCGGGATACACGCTGCGCTATGACGGCATCGCGCCGCATCAGGGACCGAATTTCACCGAAGACCAGGGCCGCTTCACCTATTTCAACGATGCTGGCCGTGAACTCGGGCAGGTGATTTCGTCAAAGCGGCTCTACACCGCCAGGCAGATGCCGACCACCGAAGCGGGCATCGCGACGCGCGGCCTGAGCCAGCTCTACGTGTCGCTCGGCGATGCGACTGCCGATGGTGGCGTGGTCGTCCGCGTCTGGTGGAAACCGCTCGTGCTTCTGATCTGGTTTGGCGGCGTCGCGATGATGGCAGGCGGCGTGCTGTCGCTGCTCGACCGTCGTCTGCGCGTCGGCGCCCCGTCCGCGCGACGCAAGGTGGCCGTGATGGAACCCGCCGAATGA
- the ccmE gene encoding cytochrome c maturation protein CcmE, producing the protein MTRKQKRLSVIGGAMVFLAMASSLTLYALGQRTSYFFMPADIANAELEPGQRIRLGGLVEAGTVVRGEGTSVAFGVTDNLQSVSVRYNGILPDLFREEQGVVTEGVFGDDGVFLADSVLAKHDENYMPKEIADSLKASGVWQEED; encoded by the coding sequence ATGACCCGCAAGCAGAAGCGACTATCGGTGATCGGCGGTGCGATGGTGTTCCTCGCGATGGCATCGAGCCTGACGCTCTATGCGCTCGGACAGAGGACGTCATACTTCTTCATGCCGGCCGACATCGCCAATGCAGAGCTCGAGCCCGGTCAACGCATCAGGCTCGGCGGGCTTGTCGAAGCCGGTACGGTGGTGCGCGGCGAGGGAACGTCGGTCGCGTTCGGCGTGACGGACAACCTGCAATCGGTGAGCGTACGCTACAACGGTATCTTGCCCGACCTGTTTCGTGAGGAGCAGGGTGTGGTGACGGAAGGCGTCTTCGGTGACGATGGTGTCTTCCTGGCCGACAGCGTGCTTGCCAAGCACGATGAGAACTACATGCCGAAGGAAATCGCCGACAGCCTGAAGGCGAGCGGCGTCTGGCAGGAGGAAGACTGA